A window of the Vibrio pomeroyi genome harbors these coding sequences:
- a CDS encoding ubiquinone biosynthesis accessory factor UbiJ — MPFDPLVTAVIETSLNTFVNDDPALVRRLSRLKGQIIQVNLKELNKTLTFVFSQQIDVLSEYEGQPDCYLSLNLSVLPELREQSNITKLIKQDKLILEGDIQLAQKFAQLMTDCKPDLEEWLSRVTGDVVAHTLVQGVKNVGGLVAKQATKHQNHLAQVLTEEWKIAPAPLEVAHFCDQVDDVKSSAARLEAKLNALLEKA; from the coding sequence TATTGAAACCTCTTTAAATACTTTCGTGAACGATGATCCAGCTTTGGTTCGTCGTTTGTCTCGTTTAAAAGGGCAGATCATTCAAGTCAATTTGAAAGAGTTGAACAAAACACTCACTTTCGTTTTCAGCCAACAGATTGATGTGTTGTCAGAATACGAAGGGCAGCCTGACTGCTACCTATCTTTGAACCTATCGGTGTTACCTGAACTGCGTGAGCAATCGAACATCACCAAGCTGATCAAGCAAGATAAGCTGATCTTAGAAGGTGATATTCAACTGGCTCAAAAATTCGCTCAACTGATGACAGACTGCAAGCCGGATTTGGAAGAATGGTTGTCGCGTGTGACAGGTGATGTGGTTGCGCATACCTTGGTACAAGGCGTTAAGAATGTTGGTGGCCTTGTGGCTAAGCAAGCGACTAAGCATCAAAACCACCTCGCTCAGGTATTAACGGAAGAGTGGAAGATTGCTCCAGCGCCATTAGAAGTGGCACATTTTTGCGATCAGGTTGATGACGTGAAAAGCTCAGCAGCACGCCTTGAAGCTAAGTTGAACGCTCTGTTGGAGAAAGCATGA